The Dehalococcoidia bacterium region TCCACGCGCTCCTGCTGCAGGAGCGTCAAGTCGCGCTGCGGGTCGCGGGGGTACTTCTCAAAGTCTTCGTTGGGTCCGAACTGAGTGGGGTTGACGAAGATGCTGGTGACGACCACATCGTTTTCGGCGCGGGCGCGGCGCACGAGCGAGAGGTGTCCCTCGTGCAGGTAGCCCATCGTGGGCACAAACCCGACGCTTCCCGAGGCCTGCGACCGCAAGCGCCGCATTCCATCGATTGTCGCCACCACTTGAAGTACGGGGAGGGCACGGATGGTTTCGGAGAGAGCCATGTTACACCGCCATCTTTGAGAGCTCCGCCAGGACGCTCTCGTCCATCAGAAAGCTCTCCTTGTCGGTCGGGAAAGCCCCCGACCGCACCTCTTCCAGATAACGAAGCACCGCCTCCCGTATCTCCTCGTGAAGACGGAGGTACTGTTTGGCGTGCTTGGGTACGAAATCGGAAAGGAGACCGAGGAAGTCGTGGATCACCTGCACCTGGCCGTCGCACTGGGGGCCGGCGCCGATGCCGATGGTAGGGATGTCGAGCCGCTCGGAGATGATCCTGCCGAGAGGAGCGGGTATGGTCTCGAGGACGATGGCGAACGCGCCCGCTTCCTGCAATGCGAGCGCATCCTGGAGCGTCTTGACGGCGGCTTCCGGCGTCTTGCCCTGTACCTTGTGGCCGCCGATCTGGCTGACCGACTGCGGCGTCAGCCCGATGTGCCCCATGACGGGAATACCTATCGAGACAAGCCGCCGGACCGTCTCCGCCATGTGGACGCCGCCCTCCAGCTTCACGGCGGTGGCGCCCGCCTCCTGCAAGAAACGACCGGCGTTTCGGAGCGCGTCCTCAATGCCGGTCTGGTAGCTCATGAAGGGCATGTCGCCTACTACGATCGCCCTCTTCGTCCCCCTCACCACCGCCCTCGTGTGATGGAGCATCTCCTCCATCGTGACGGGTATCGTCGAGTCATAGCCGAGGACGACCATGCCGAGGCTGTCGCCGACGAGGATTATGGGGATGCCCGCTTCGTCGAGGATGCGCGCTGTGGGGTAGTCGTAGGCGGTGAGCATGGGGATCTTTTCGCCCCGCTGCTTCATCGCCTTCAACTCGTGGACGCTCAGTCGAGCCATGGCTGGACCTCCTGGCTGAACGGATCGGCGCGGCCGTGCGCGAGAGCGAACTCCTCGACGCGGGGGCCGATCCAGGAGATGCGGTTGTTCTCATCGACGTGCACCACGCGCGGCCTCAGGTTTCGCGCCTCTTCTTCCGTGCACGGCGCGTATGTAAGAACGAGGACGATGTCGCCAGGATGGACGAGGTGCGCAGCGGCGCCGTTTATGCACGCTTCGCCGCTGCCGCGGCAGCCGGGGATGGCGTAGGTGATCAGGCGGTTGCCGTTATCGACATCCAGGACGTGCACCTGCTCATAGGGCAGGATATCGGCCGCTTCCATCAGCTCGGGGTCGAGCGTAATGCTCCCCATATAGTTCAGGTCCGCCTCCGTGACGCGCACGCGGTGGATCTTGCTCTTGAACATCAGCCTCAAGGCTCTACCTCCTTACTCCGCTCCGGACGCAGCGGTGGAAGCGATAACCAAAAAGCCCTTCCGGCCGGAACCGAAAGGGCAAGCAAAGTCAGGCCATCTTGCACGTCTCGGTCGACCAGGCGATCCAAGCGGCTTTTATTGACTTTCGGAGGCTTCCTGAGCCCCCTGGTTGGCGTCCGCAGCGCTTGCCCAGACGCCGGTTATTGCCCCACCCAAGGTCAATACCGACCATAGTATAGGTCTGAGAATGAGGGCTGTCAAGCAAATCCGGGGAATGAATCCGGTGATTATTGTGTCGATGGGGTGCGGCCTACTGCCGCCCCGTCAGCCACTCCCGCGCCGACGGTACGCCCGCGAGCCCCTTCGCCTCGCGGATGGCGTTCAGCACGGCCCGTTGCACCGCTTCTGCCGCCAGCGCGCCGATGACCCCGGCGTTCGCGGCGCCCGCGGCCTCGCTGGTCGCGAGCGCGAAGATCGCGTCGCCGTCGACGGGGCAGTGGGCAGGCCGGATGGCGCGGCTTATGCCGTCGTGCGCCATCTGCGCAACGGTCGTCGCCTGTGTTTTGGTTAGGGTCGCGTTCGTGGCCACGACACCGATGGTCGTATTCGCCAGCGGCAGCGTCGCGAACGGACCCGCCGTCCGCATGAGGTCGACCGCGCTCTCAAAGCGCCCCTGCTCGCCCCGCACGCCGGCCACGATCTGCCCCGTCTGCGGGTCGACGATCTCCCCAAACGCGTTCACCGCCACGAGCGCCCCGACGACCACCTCGCCGGTCCTCTCGCTCGCCGTGCCGATGCCGCCCTTAAGCCCGCGCGCTATCGTCCGCACCTTGGCGACGGTCGCGCCCGTGCCCGCGCCCACGCTGCCTTGCGCGACGCGCCCCCCTTTCGCTGCCTTGCAGGCCCGGTAGCCGGCCTCAGCGTTCGGCCGCACATCGTGGCGTCCGATGTTGAGGTCGAAGAGGACGGCGCCGCAGACGATCGGGATCACCGAACCGCCGTAGGAGAAGCCGATGCCGCGCTCCTCGAGGTAGCGCATGATACCGGAGCCGACGTCGAGCCCAAACGCGCTGCCGCCGGTGAGGAAGACGGCGTGCACCTGCTGGACGAGCGCCTCGGGGCGCAACAGCGACGCCTCGCGGGTGCCCGGGGCGCCGCCGCGCACGTCCACGCCGGCGACCGCGCCCTTCTTGCAGAGGACGACTGTGCAGCCGGTGGCGGCCCTCCGGTCCGTCCAGTGCCCGACGAGTATGCCGGGGACGTCCGTTATCGCGTCGTGTCTTCTCATCTCATAGGGCGAGCATCTTGCCTGCCGCGCATGTCCTGGTTTATGCGCCTCTTCCGCAACATTGAAGCGTGGCCCGAATCGCCCCTGGTCGGGTACGGAGCGCCGACCCTACGGGGAACCGGGCGCAGGCTGGCAGCGCGGACAGAAGTGGGCGCTGCGGCCTCCTACCTTCGCCCGCTGGATTTCGGCGCCGCAAACATAGCACGGCTGCCCCGTACGGCGGAAGACCTTCACCTTGATCTGGTGCCGCCCTGCCTGCCCGTTCGCATCGACGTAATCGCGGAACGACGACCCGCGGTTGCCGAGGGCCTCGCGCAGCACCTCACGTATGCCGCGCCGAACGCCCTTCACCTCTCGCTCCGACAGGGAATCGGCGCGACGCAGCGGGTTGACGCGCGCCGCGAAAAGCGCCTCGTCGGCGTAGATGTTGCCGAGTCCCGCCAGCGTCTTCTGGTCCATCAGCACGGCCTTAACCGGCGCCCGCCGCCGCTCGAAGGCGCGTTGCAGGTAGCCGGCCGTGAACCGATCCGACAGGGCGTCGGGGCCGAGCTTGTCGGTTACCGCTCGCAAGTCCTCGACGAGGCGCAGTCGCCCCAGCTTGCGCAGGTCGGCGTAACGCAGGTCCGCACCGTTGTCGAGCGAAAGGACGGCGCGAAGATACGGGTCATCGGTGTCGCCGGCGTTGCGGAGGAGGAGCGAGCCGGTCATGCGCAGGTGGACGGCGAGGTGGAGCCCGCCCGAGAGCGCGAACAGGAGGTACTTCCCCCGCCGTTCGATCCCCTCGATGCGGCGTCCCTTCAGCTTGCTGCGGAACGTGACGGGCGAGGCGCCCTCGACGGTCGGCACGCGGTCGCGGACGATGCGGACGGCGGTTATGGAGCGTCCGACGACGCGGGGCGCGAGGTCGCGGCGTATCGTTTCTACTTCCGGCAGCTCAGGCATGGGGAGCGCATTTGGGACGGGGTCGGCACACGGTTCCGGGGTTTCAAACTCTCGGCCTAGCGCGACGCTGTCAGGCGCGGGCCGCGGGATTCATCCCACAGAACCGTCCAGTCATCCATCGTCTCTACCTCGGGCAACTCAGCCAAATCAGGGGGAGCCCGGAGGGCGATGTCCCTCTCCGGCGGGAGTCTGGACCCGCCTCCCGGCAAAGCAGGTGTGTCCCCCCGGCACTAACAAACGCCCCGCGGGTGGGCGGCGGGAAGATGGGCGCAAGTGTTCCGGCGATAACGCCAACGCCGTACAGGAACGCCACGCTTCATTCCTGGTCAACACCTTACATCCGCCTGGAAGAGCACCGGGATTACACTTCGCCCCAGTTCTTGCCCAGCTTCACGTCCACCTTCAGCGGCACGTCCAGCTCCAGCGACGCCGGCATGATCCGCAGCACCATCTCCCGCAGGTCGGTCATCTCCGAGGCCGGCCCTTCGAAGATCAGCTCGTCGTGCACCTGCAGCAGCATCTTCGAACGCATCTTCCGCGCCTCGAGCTCCGCGTCCAGCCTGTCCATCGCCACTTTGATGATGTCGGCGGCGGTCCCCTGCACCGGCATGTTGATCGCGATGCGCTCGGCGGCGCCCCGCACCTGCGGGTTCGCCGAGTTGATCGCCGGGATGTAGCGCCGGCGCCCCATCATCGTCTCCGCGTACCCCTTCACCCGCGCGTCGCCTATCACCTCCTCGCGCCATTCCTTCACGCGCGCGTACTTCTCGAAATAGCGGTTGATGAACTCTGTCGCCTCCTCGCGCGATATCCCCTCGCGCTGCGACAGCCCGAACCCCGTCAGCCCGTACAGCACGCCGAAGTTGAACACTTTCGCCCGCCTTCGCATCGTCGGCGTCACCTCCTCGATGGGAACGCCGAACACCTGCGACGCCGTCGCCGCGTGGATGTCCTCGTCCTGCCGGAACGCTTCCAGGAGGCCGGGGTCTTTGCACAGGTGCGCCAGGATGCGCAGCTCCACCTGTGAGTAGTCGGCGGCGAGCAAGTAGGGGTCCGGGCCTACGTCTCGAGCGATGAACGCGGCCCGGATCTGGCCCCCCAGTTCGCCCCGCACGGGGATGTTTTGCAGGTTCGGGTCGTTTGACGACAGCCGGCCTGTCGCCGTGATCGTCTGGTTGAACGTCGTGTGGATGCGGCCGGTGTTCGGGTTGATAAGCGCGGGCAGCGTGTCTATGTAAGTCGACTTCAGTTTCGTAAGCTGGCGGTACGTCAGGATCATGTCGATAACCGGATGGGCGTCCCGCAGCGCCTCGAGCACCATCGCGTCGGTTGCGTAGCCCTGCTGCCTCACCTTGCGCGGCTTCGGCAGCCCGATCTCCTCAAACAGCACCACCGAAAGCTGCTGCGGCGACCCGATGTTGAACTGGTGCCCGCAGGCCTCGTATATCTGCTGTTCCAGCGCGACAATCTGCGTCTCCAGTTGCTGCGACATCTCCCGCAAGACCGCCACATCGATCGCTACGCCTGCCAGCTCCATGCGCGTGAGCACCGGCACCAGCGGCATCTCAACTTCCGTGAAGAGGCTCCACAGGTTCTGTTCCTTCAGCTCCTTCTCGAGTAGCGCGCGCAGACGGAAAGTCACGTCGGCGTCGCCGCATGAGTAATCGGCGACGGCGCTCACAGGCGCCTGCGCCATCGAGAGCTGCTTCGGCCCGCGCCTGCCGAGGATCTCCGTGATGTCCGTCATCTCGATGCCTAGGCGGCGCGACGCCAGCCACTTCAGGCTCAGCGATCCCTCGCCCGGCCGGTACGCCTCCGAGCCGCCGCCCTCGCCGAGCAGATACGCGGCGACCATCGTGTCAAACGCAAGGCCGCGGACAGTCACGCCGTGGTTCGCGAGCACCACCATGTCGTACTTGCCGTTGTGCGCCACTTTGGGGCGCAGCCCGTCCTCCAGCACCGGGCCGAGCTTCGACAGCACGGTCGAAAGCGGCAACTGCGGCCTGCCGCCGAGCTCCGCGATGTGCCCGACGGGGATGTAGAACGCCTCCGCGATGGAATCGGAGAACGACAGGCCGACGAGCCGCGCGCGCATGGCATGTATCTCGTCCGTCTCGGTGTCGAACGAGAAACTCTCGGCCTTGGACAACCGTTGCGCCAGCGAGTCCAGCTCCTCTTCGTCGTAGATGCAGTGGTATATCTTCTCCGGCGCTCCCAGCTCGACCGGGGGCGCCTTCTCTTCCAGGGGACGCACGTACTCGGGCAGTCTGCCCATCAGGGTCCGGAACTCCAGCTCGCGGAAGATCTCCAGGACCTTCTGTCGGTCGTACCCTTTAAGCTCGGCGGCCTTGAGATCGAGGCTGACGGGCACGTCCGTGCGGATCGTCGCCATCTCCTTACTGTGGCGCGCTTCTTCTTCGTGGGCGGCGAGCGTCTCCCGCAGCTTCGACGGCTCGACGAGATCGAGGTGCTCGTAGATTGTCTCGACGCTGCCGAACTGCTCGATGAGACGCACTGCCGTTTTCTCGCCGACGCCGGGCACGCCGGGAATGTTGTCCGACACGTCGCCCTTGAGCCCTTTGAAGTCCGGCATCTGCTGCGGATCGAAACCGTAGCGCTCGCGCGCCGACCTCTCGTCGTAGACGACGGTGTCGCGCTGGTAAGGGCGGAACATGAAGAGTTTTACGTTCGGCCGCAGAAGCTGGACCATGTCGCTGTCCAGGCTGACGACGTACGTCTCGATGCCCTGCTCCGCAGCCTGTCGCGCGAGAGTCCCGAGCACGTCGTCGGCCTCGAAGCCCTCGACCTGAAAAATGGGGATGTTGAACGCCTCGATCAGCTCCACACAGCGCGCGAACTGCTCGCGCAGGTCTTCGGGCGCACCGGGGCGCTGCGCTTTATACGTGTCGTCAAGCTCGTGTCGGAACGTCGGCCCCTTGGGGTCAAGGGCGACGATTATGTGCGTTGGGCGAAGCTGTTCGAGCACGCTCAGCAGCGTGTTGGCGAGCCCGTATACCGCGGTCACCACTTCGCCCGTCTTGCGCACGACCAGCGGCTCGCGGAAAGCGTGATACGCGCGGTGGATGATGCCGTGTCCGTCGAGGAGCGCCAGCAGGGGTTTGTCGGTATCCGAAGCCATCGACACGATTATAGCATCGGAAGCGGCGGCTGCGAAGGAGCGCGGATGGCCTGCTCACCGGCGACGTGCTAGGATCGCGGTCGGGGTCTCGATACGTGGTCCTTCACCTTCTGCTCGTGCGCCTGAAAGCGCGGGACCGTCACGAAAACGGGGAAGCGCTCGTCTCCCGATTCCTGCGCCTTCAACACGCCTGCGAAGTGTTGCGCCTCGGCTGCGTCGTTGGCAGCCGCGCCGGCTCCACGCACGATCTCGCGCTCTTCGCCTACCTCGCGGACGCCGCCGCCCTCGAGCGCTTCGGCACCGACGCCCGCTACATGCGGTTTCTTCAGCAGTCCTTCCTGCCTGCCGTCGGCGATTTCGTGACCATGGACATCGTCATCGACGACGGCCCGCTGCCGGAGAACCGACCATCCGCTCTTTGCTTCTGCCTCAACGTCGCGCCGGCCACCTACGACTGGCAGGTGCGCTCGCTCCTCGAGAGGTTCATCGCCGCGCCGGGCGCGTCCGCGGCATCGCTGGGAATGGCGCTGAACGACCGCCAGCCGTACAGGGCAGGGGGTGTGGTGTATGCGCCGAAGGGGCAGATCGAGGCGTTTGCGGAGATGTTTCGGGAGCTGGCGGCTGAGGCCGTTGTCACCGGCGCAGTATCGGTTGCGGGCGGGCTGACCCTTCAGGCAACCGGCTGACGTTTCACTGTGCCGCCTGTCCCGCTTTCAATTGCTCGCGCGCCACTTTTTCGACAACCGTGAGCGCCTGCTCAATGTCCTCGCGGTCGACACCGTAGTGGGTGACCATCCGCACGCGGTCGGGCCCGACCGGCAACGCCAAGACTCCTCGCTCCGAAAGCGCCGTGAGAAAATCCCGCATCTCCCACCGCTCGTCGATCGAGAAGATCACGATGTTTGTAGGCGCGCGGGCGGGATCGATCGAAATGCCTTCAATAGACGAAAGCCCTTCGGCCAGCGCGCGTGCGTTCTCGTGGTCCTCCGCCAGCCGGTCGACCATCTTTTCAAGCGCGACGATGCCGGCCGCGCCCAGGATGCCGACCTGACGCATGGCGCCGCCGACCCATCGCCGCGACTGCCGCGCCCGCACGATGAACTCGCCACTGCCGCAGAGGACGGAGCCCACCGGCGCCGATAGCCCTTTCGACAAGCAGAACATCACCGAGTCCGCTTCTCTCGCCAGCTCGGCGGCAGGCACACCGAGCGCGACGGCGGCGTTGAATATGCGGGCTCCATCCAGATGCAGGGGGACGCCACGCTCGTGCGCCACCTCCGCCACCCGGGCCGTGTACTCGGCGCTCAAGGGGACGCCGCCGCAGCGCATGTGTGTGTTCTCCAGGCAAACGAGGGTAATGGGCGGGCCCTGGCTCTCCCACAGGACCTTGTCAAGCTCCGCGACGTCGATGCGCCCGTCCTCGTCGTTCGGCAGCTCACGCATATCGACGCCGACGAGGTGGCTTATCCCCTCGCCTTCGTAGTAGTGGATGTGGGCCTCGCTCCCGACAATTATGCGATCGTCGGCCTCGCAATGCGTCAGCACGGCCACGAGGTTGCCCATCGTCCCGCTGGCGACGAAAAGAGCGTCTTCTTTGCCCAGCTTTTCGGCGGCGATGCTCTCCAACCGCTTTATCGTCGGGTCCTCATGGTGGACGTCATCACCGACTTCCGCCCTGTACATCGCTTCGCGCATCTCTTGAGTGGGGAGCGTCACCGTGTCGCTGCGAAGGTCGATCGTCTTCACAGTTGCCTCCTCGGGCTTGCGCAACGTCTCATCGCCCACATTATAGATGCAAGAAGGCAGGAGTTCATCTCCTGCCTTTCGCGTTCTGTATGGTAGCGCATGCGGGATTCGAACCCGCGATCTCCGCCTTGAGAGGGCGGTGTCCTGGGCCGCTAGACGAATGCGCCGAACCTATTATCGTTGAACCCGCGCTGCGGCGCAACCTACTGCGCGTCTTGCAGGCTCTCAGCGCCCTTCGCCGTCAGCTCGTACCGCTCGCCCGCCACTTCGACGAGCCCGGCGTAGGAAAGCTCCCGCAGCCCGCTCCGAACACGGAAAAGTGACATGTTGGTCTTTTCGGCGACCTCTTCGGGCGAACGGGGGCCTTCCTTCAGGGCGCTCAGCATCGCCCTTCCCGATGCCGTCGGCTTGCCTTCAGGCGTAACGCATGCCACGGCGTCACACCTTCTTCCGACACAGGTACCAGTCTGTGCAGTCGTAGCCCTCGGTGAGCCGTTCCTCCGCGCCTTCCTGCGTCAGCGGCGGCGGGACGATCACGGGGTCGCCGGGGCGCCAGTTGGCCGGCGTCGCCACGTTGTGCTCGTCCGTCGTTTGCAGAGCATCGATCAGTCGCACGATCTCGTCCATGTTCCGCCCCGCGCTCAGCGGGTAATACAGCATCGCCCGTACTATCTGGTTAGGGTCGATGATGAAAACGCAGCGCACGGCCTCGGTGTTGCTCTGATCGGGGTGGATCATGCCGTAGGCGTTTGCCACCACTTTGTTCAGATCGGCGATGATGGGGTACTGGATTTTCACGCCGGTCTTCTCCTCAATGTTGCGCAACCAGGCAATATGCGAAAAGACGCTGTCGATGCTGAGCCCGAGCAGGTCGACGCCGCGCTTCTGCAGCTCGTCGTATATCTCGGCGAAAGCGATGAACTCGGTTGTGCATACGGGCGTGAAATCGGCGGGGTGTGAGAAAAGGACAAGCCAACGGCCGCGAAAATCGTCAAGAGTGAGGGTTCCCTGCGTGGTCTGCGCTACGAAGTCGGGTGCGGGGCCGCCGAGCCGCGGCAGGCCGATTGTCTCACCCACCTCTACCATTCGGCACCTCCCTGTGAATCGGCTGCGTAGAAAGAATTGGCTGGGGAGGGAGGATTCGAACCCCCGCATACGGATCCAGAGTCCGCTGTCCTACCTCTAGACGACTCCCCAACCGAACCTCATTCTATCATGGGGTTCTCAGGGCGTAAACAGAGACGAATACGGCGGGAGCACGCCTGAGCTGCGCGCGCCGGGCGGCACAGCGCGAAACGATGTGCGCCGGGATATCGTGCCCTTAGCCGTGCAGCCGGCCGAGCGCGTCTTCCAGCCGCGCCAGCGACCGCTCGCGGCCCAGCACCTCCATCGTCTCGAAGAGGGGAGGCGTCGCCGTGCGGCCCGTCACCGCCACACGCACCAGCATGAAGAGATCGCCTGTCTTGAGCGACAGCTCCTCCGCCAGCGGTCGCAGCGCGCCTTCCAGCGCCTCGTGCCGCCAGTCCTCGATGCCGCTCACACGCTTGACTACCGCATCCAGGACGCGCGCCGCCTCTTCCGGCTTGCCCGCGAACCGCTTCCCCAGTAGCGTGTCGAGGCCGTGGTCAAGCGTCCCCTCGACGAAGAAGAAGCCCAGCAGGTCGACGGCTTCGTCGAGGCGCCGCATGCGCTCCTGGGCCAGCGGCACGAGCCGCATCACGAAGCCGGCGTCGAGCGGCCGTGGCGCCTCCGGCGGCAGGTCGCGCTCCAGTCGCTCCTTCAGAAGCTCGCCGAAGCGCTCCGGCGAAAGCTCGCGCATGTACACGCCGTTCATCCACGTCAGCTTGTCCACGTCGAAGATCGCCGGATTCTTCACCACGCGCTCGAGGCTGAAGTAGCGGATGAACTGCTCGCGCGAGATGATCTCCGTCCGGTCGTCCAGCGACCACCCGAGCAGCCCGAGGAAGTTGAACATCGCCTCCGGTAGGTAGCCCTGCCTCTCGTAGTCGAGTATCGACACGGCGCCGTGGCGCTTGCTCAGCTTCGCGCGGTCCTTTCCTAGCAGCATCGGCAGATGGCCGAACAGCGGCGGCTGCCAGCCCAGCGCGTCGTAGATCAGCAGGTGGCGCGGCGTGCTGGGGAGCCACTCGTCGGCGCGCAGCACGTGCGATATCTCCATCAAGTGGTCGTCGACGACGCTCGCGAGGTGATACGTTGGAAAGCCGTCCGACTTCAGGAGCACGAAATCGTCCAGCGTTTCGTTCTCGAAACTCACGTGCTCGCGTATGAGGTCGAAGAACGACGTCTGCCCGGAGAGCGGCGTCTTGAACCGCACGACGGCGGCCAGCCCCTCGGCCTCCCGTTGCTCGCGCTGTTCGGGCGTTAGATTCCGGCAGAAGCGGTCGTAGCGCGGAGGCTCCTTGCGACGCGTCTGCTCCGCCCGCACCTTCTCCAGCCGCTCCGGCGAGCAGTAGCAGCGGTATGCCATTCCCCTCTCGATAAGCTCCCGCGACGCGCGGTCGTAGTGCTCCAGCCGCTGCGACTGGAAGTACGGTCCGTAAGGCCCTTCCACGTCCGGCCCTTCGTCCCAATCGAGGCCGAGCCAGCGCAGTCCCCGCAGTATGGCGTCGAGCGCGCCCGGAACGATGCGCGCCTGATCGGTGTCTTCGATGCGCAGCACGAACTTGCCCCCTTCGTGGCGCGCAAAGAGCCAGTTGAAGAGGGCGGTGCGGATGTTCCCCACGTGGGGAACGCCGGTGGGACTTGGCGCAAACCGAACGCGGACGGTCAAAGACTAGACCCTGAAACCCTTCGAATACATTCTACATCTTCCGCGAGGCTACTTCAGGAAGCGGGCCGGCACCCGCATCACGCCGAGCAGACCCATCACCACCATCGTCACCAGCGATATCGCCGTCAGCACGCCCGAAAGGGCGAAGGGCCTCTCTTCCGCGTACCCGACGAAGCCCATGTTGATGAAATCGGAAAGCTCTTCCCGGAGCCCTTCCCACCCCAGAGCGATGACCAGGACAACCATCGCCGCGACCGTCAGGAGCGCGAACGACAGCGTGAAGCCGGCGATCACCAGCTCCCACCGGCCCGGCTCCGACCCCCCGCCCGCAGTGCGCCAGCGGTTGGCGTAGTAGTTGATGAGGCCCGGCACGACCACAAACGCGCTGAGGATAATAACGAACAGCAGCAGGTCCATCAGCCACCTCCGTGTGACCTGAAACTTGAGGACATAGCGGCGGGCGCCGCCTCGGTCGCGACAATTCTAGTCGAAGGCAGGCCGAGCCTCAAGACGGGCGGGAAGGCGCTGCTCGCGCCAGACGAAGCGCCTGCTCCAGGTCATCCGGCAGCGGCGATTCTAGCTCCATGCGCCGCCCGTCGACGGGATGACGAAAGGCGAGCCGGTACGCGTGCAGGAACTGACGCGCGACGAGCGAAGAGGGGCGCCCGTAAACGGCATCCCCGACGACAGGGTGCCCGATAGCGGCGAGATGCACTCGTATCTGGTGCGTTCGCCCCGTCGAAGGCGCCACCTCGAGCAGCGTGTAGCCGCCGATGCGCTCGCGCTTGCGATAGCGCGTGATCGCCTCGCGCCCGCCTGCGACAATCGCCATCCGCTTTCGGTTGCGCGGGTCTCGCCCGATGGCCCCCTCGATGACTCCTTCCGGCGGCTCGACATCTCCCTTCACCAGCGCCAGATAGCCCTTCTCGACTTGCCGCTCCTTCAACTGGCGCGACATCCCCTCGTGGGCGAGGTCGTTCTTCGCCACCAGCAGTAGCCCGGAGGTGTCCCTGTCGAGCCGGTGGACGATCCCGGGGCGCAGCCTGCCGCCGATCCCCGAGAGATCGGGGCTATGGGCGAGGAGGGCATTCACCAAAGTGTTGCGCGCGCGGCCGGCGCCGGGGTGGACGGCCATGCCGGCGGGCTTGTCGACGACGATGATGTCGACGTCCTCGTGGATGATTCGCAACGGGAGAGG contains the following coding sequences:
- the panB gene encoding 3-methyl-2-oxobutanoate hydroxymethyltransferase, with translation MARLSVHELKAMKQRGEKIPMLTAYDYPTARILDEAGIPIILVGDSLGMVVLGYDSTIPVTMEEMLHHTRAVVRGTKRAIVVGDMPFMSYQTGIEDALRNAGRFLQEAGATAVKLEGGVHMAETVRRLVSIGIPVMGHIGLTPQSVSQIGGHKVQGKTPEAAVKTLQDALALQEAGAFAIVLETIPAPLGRIISERLDIPTIGIGAGPQCDGQVQVIHDFLGLLSDFVPKHAKQYLRLHEEIREAVLRYLEEVRSGAFPTDKESFLMDESVLAELSKMAV
- a CDS encoding winged helix-turn-helix domain-containing protein, with the translated sequence MACVTPEGKPTASGRAMLSALKEGPRSPEEVAEKTNMSLFRVRSGLRELSYAGLVEVAGERYELTAKGAESLQDAQ
- the mutM gene encoding bifunctional DNA-formamidopyrimidine glycosylase/DNA-(apurinic or apyrimidinic site) lyase; this encodes MPELPEVETIRRDLAPRVVGRSITAVRIVRDRVPTVEGASPVTFRSKLKGRRIEGIERRGKYLLFALSGGLHLAVHLRMTGSLLLRNAGDTDDPYLRAVLSLDNGADLRYADLRKLGRLRLVEDLRAVTDKLGPDALSDRFTAGYLQRAFERRRAPVKAVLMDQKTLAGLGNIYADEALFAARVNPLRRADSLSEREVKGVRRGIREVLREALGNRGSSFRDYVDANGQAGRHQIKVKVFRRTGQPCYVCGAEIQRAKVGGRSAHFCPRCQPAPGSP
- a CDS encoding peroxiredoxin produces the protein MVEVGETIGLPRLGGPAPDFVAQTTQGTLTLDDFRGRWLVLFSHPADFTPVCTTEFIAFAEIYDELQKRGVDLLGLSIDSVFSHIAWLRNIEEKTGVKIQYPIIADLNKVVANAYGMIHPDQSNTEAVRCVFIIDPNQIVRAMLYYPLSAGRNMDEIVRLIDALQTTDEHNVATPANWRPGDPVIVPPPLTQEGAEERLTEGYDCTDWYLCRKKV
- the polA gene encoding DNA polymerase I, with protein sequence MASDTDKPLLALLDGHGIIHRAYHAFREPLVVRKTGEVVTAVYGLANTLLSVLEQLRPTHIIVALDPKGPTFRHELDDTYKAQRPGAPEDLREQFARCVELIEAFNIPIFQVEGFEADDVLGTLARQAAEQGIETYVVSLDSDMVQLLRPNVKLFMFRPYQRDTVVYDERSARERYGFDPQQMPDFKGLKGDVSDNIPGVPGVGEKTAVRLIEQFGSVETIYEHLDLVEPSKLRETLAAHEEEARHSKEMATIRTDVPVSLDLKAAELKGYDRQKVLEIFRELEFRTLMGRLPEYVRPLEEKAPPVELGAPEKIYHCIYDEEELDSLAQRLSKAESFSFDTETDEIHAMRARLVGLSFSDSIAEAFYIPVGHIAELGGRPQLPLSTVLSKLGPVLEDGLRPKVAHNGKYDMVVLANHGVTVRGLAFDTMVAAYLLGEGGGSEAYRPGEGSLSLKWLASRRLGIEMTDITEILGRRGPKQLSMAQAPVSAVADYSCGDADVTFRLRALLEKELKEQNLWSLFTEVEMPLVPVLTRMELAGVAIDVAVLREMSQQLETQIVALEQQIYEACGHQFNIGSPQQLSVVLFEEIGLPKPRKVRQQGYATDAMVLEALRDAHPVIDMILTYRQLTKLKSTYIDTLPALINPNTGRIHTTFNQTITATGRLSSNDPNLQNIPVRGELGGQIRAAFIARDVGPDPYLLAADYSQVELRILAHLCKDPGLLEAFRQDEDIHAATASQVFGVPIEEVTPTMRRRAKVFNFGVLYGLTGFGLSQREGISREEATEFINRYFEKYARVKEWREEVIGDARVKGYAETMMGRRRYIPAINSANPQVRGAAERIAINMPVQGTAADIIKVAMDRLDAELEARKMRSKMLLQVHDELIFEGPASEMTDLREMVLRIMPASLELDVPLKVDVKLGKNWGEV
- a CDS encoding P1 family peptidase encodes the protein MRRHDAITDVPGILVGHWTDRRAATGCTVVLCKKGAVAGVDVRGGAPGTREASLLRPEALVQQVHAVFLTGGSAFGLDVGSGIMRYLEERGIGFSYGGSVIPIVCGAVLFDLNIGRHDVRPNAEAGYRACKAAKGGRVAQGSVGAGTGATVAKVRTIARGLKGGIGTASERTGEVVVGALVAVNAFGEIVDPQTGQIVAGVRGEQGRFESAVDLMRTAGPFATLPLANTTIGVVATNATLTKTQATTVAQMAHDGISRAIRPAHCPVDGDAIFALATSEAAGAANAGVIGALAAEAVQRAVLNAIREAKGLAGVPSAREWLTGRQ
- a CDS encoding GntG family PLP-dependent aldolase, with translation MKTIDLRSDTVTLPTQEMREAMYRAEVGDDVHHEDPTIKRLESIAAEKLGKEDALFVASGTMGNLVAVLTHCEADDRIIVGSEAHIHYYEGEGISHLVGVDMRELPNDEDGRIDVAELDKVLWESQGPPITLVCLENTHMRCGGVPLSAEYTARVAEVAHERGVPLHLDGARIFNAAVALGVPAAELAREADSVMFCLSKGLSAPVGSVLCGSGEFIVRARQSRRWVGGAMRQVGILGAAGIVALEKMVDRLAEDHENARALAEGLSSIEGISIDPARAPTNIVIFSIDERWEMRDFLTALSERGVLALPVGPDRVRMVTHYGVDREDIEQALTVVEKVAREQLKAGQAAQ